In the genome of Bacillus sp. S3, one region contains:
- a CDS encoding D-alanyl-D-alanine carboxypeptidase family protein, which translates to MKKNISVIIIVLFFLTYQMNIFAQGIEQLDLKSESAVLLDSDTGAVLYEKNANEKMYPASVTKIATAIYAIEKGNLDGMATVSANAVRQDGTRVYLVEGEQMPLKQLIQGMLINSGNDAAVAIAEYLDGSVEKFAENLNSYLQTKIGVNDTHFTNPSGLFDENHYTTAMDLALITNYAIKNPVFAEIFGTKVLGWKGQSWETTLLTHHRMLKGELPYPEVTGGKTGYTSQTKQTLATTADNGKIRLTAVVLKSDLKNDKYQDTALLFDYGFKGYQHAVLKQGEIYKSEDKEFYPEQDTVITENVEGCVKKINPDGVLSIEDQNGKVIHTIQLKYKELPMPKVAPVKTKKAREENNQQLIQVNALVGMAIIAFAAAVIGFGRKKTKASKNA; encoded by the coding sequence GTGAAAAAAAATATTTCTGTTATTATCATTGTATTATTTTTCCTTACTTATCAAATGAATATCTTTGCACAGGGAATAGAACAGTTGGATCTGAAAAGTGAGAGTGCTGTTTTATTAGATTCCGACACTGGAGCAGTACTCTATGAAAAAAATGCTAATGAAAAAATGTACCCTGCCAGTGTGACAAAAATTGCGACAGCTATTTATGCGATTGAAAAGGGCAACTTAGATGGTATGGCAACGGTAAGCGCAAATGCCGTTCGGCAAGACGGAACACGTGTTTATTTAGTAGAAGGAGAACAGATGCCATTAAAACAGCTGATTCAGGGTATGCTGATTAATTCAGGTAATGATGCTGCAGTCGCAATTGCTGAATATCTCGATGGGTCGGTTGAGAAATTTGCTGAAAATCTAAATAGCTACTTACAAACAAAGATTGGGGTTAATGATACCCATTTTACAAATCCGAGTGGGTTGTTTGATGAGAATCATTATACAACTGCTATGGATTTAGCCCTAATAACTAATTATGCTATTAAAAACCCTGTATTTGCTGAAATCTTTGGCACAAAAGTGCTTGGGTGGAAGGGGCAGTCCTGGGAGACCACTCTGCTTACACATCACCGGATGCTAAAAGGGGAGCTTCCCTACCCGGAAGTCACAGGGGGAAAAACGGGCTATACCAGCCAAACGAAACAAACTTTAGCTACAACTGCCGATAACGGAAAAATCAGGCTGACAGCTGTTGTGTTAAAATCTGATCTCAAAAATGATAAGTATCAAGATACCGCTTTGCTATTTGATTATGGTTTTAAAGGCTATCAGCACGCGGTCCTTAAACAAGGAGAAATTTATAAAAGCGAGGACAAAGAATTTTATCCTGAACAGGATACTGTTATTACTGAGAATGTAGAGGGCTGTGTAAAAAAGATAAATCCTGATGGCGTTCTTTCAATTGAAGACCAAAATGGAAAGGTGATTCATACAATCCAATTAAAATATAAGGAATTACCGATGCCCAAGGTTGCACCTGTTAAAACCAAAAAGGCTAGAGAAGAAAATAACCAACAGCTAATCCAAGTGAATGCACTTGTTGGAATGGCTATTATTGCATTTGCAGCTGCGGTGATTGGTTTCGGTCGAAAAAAGACAAAAGCTTCTAAAAATGCATAA
- the mprF gene encoding bifunctional lysylphosphatidylglycerol flippase/synthetase MprF: protein MGIRKETILKALKFIFPMFLLIFAILEIKKFTGNLNVQLLKNEIAQLNFWRLLFILAITFAAVLPMLYYDVILVKVLKLNVSKRELLEQSFIANSFSNLIGFGGLIGAMLRTYFFHKLEQDKRKLLGVIASVSLYYLTGISLLTWIVTTRYRHFPLFVDTKWLYFAVLAVGLYLPIFLLIHMIKSKKDNQSLISANVSIKLIVVSVIEWFAVFAAIFVLSKILGISISFENLFPVYIVAACAGIISMIPGGLGSFDLVFIWGMQDLQIPEEKVLVLLLFYRIGYYFIPFLISLVFFVKLYWERWNQSWNYLPKAIVQGLSHVILTMLVFLSGLILLLSASVPGIMSRLKIAQELLSFPIINVSHQLSVAAGFLLLGLSRGIEYSVKRTYDLTMLALILAALFSIFKGIDYEEAIFLIIVALLLRMSKGQFYRESYVLTWGKTIFDVTVILIITSMYILIGYLNLPVAKLTIPAKFLPYVIDDYYDLFKSAAIGLVIALLILFTGYLISLSKKWKLEKSLGHEKEIMDHLTKYNGKVLSHLIFLHDKYIFWNSQKNVLISFQKYADKLVILGDPIGEKAELSNAIEEFQEIADLYGFTPVFYQVSDEMLPYLHGHGFAFFKLGEEAFVDLKSFSLTGTKMKGLRALKNKFNRERFYFDLVKPPFSPVLLDELRGISNEWLQGRKEKGFSLGFFDEPYLNMAPLAIVRDEHKRILGFMSIMYVYDNNQTVSVDLMRVTPDAPAGTIDFLFLSLIDWAKEQGYLRFNMGMAPLANVGLSRFSFLSEKIAAQIFLHGHFIYHFQGLRKFKQKYTDIWEPKYLAYRRKTSLPFIMAQITLLISKKRT from the coding sequence TTGGGGATTAGAAAAGAAACAATATTAAAAGCGTTGAAATTTATTTTTCCAATGTTTTTATTAATTTTTGCCATTCTCGAAATTAAAAAATTCACCGGTAATTTGAATGTTCAATTACTCAAGAATGAAATAGCTCAGCTAAATTTCTGGAGGTTATTATTCATCTTGGCGATTACCTTTGCAGCTGTTTTACCGATGCTGTATTATGATGTCATCTTAGTGAAGGTTTTAAAGTTAAATGTGTCTAAGAGAGAACTGCTCGAACAATCCTTTATTGCTAATTCTTTTTCTAATTTAATTGGTTTTGGCGGTTTAATTGGGGCCATGCTGAGAACTTACTTTTTTCATAAGCTGGAGCAGGACAAGCGGAAGCTTTTAGGAGTCATTGCATCTGTTTCACTTTATTATCTAACCGGGATTTCTCTTCTAACCTGGATTGTAACCACAAGGTACCGGCATTTCCCGCTGTTTGTTGATACAAAGTGGCTTTATTTCGCTGTTTTAGCTGTGGGATTGTATTTACCCATTTTTTTATTGATCCATATGATTAAGTCTAAAAAAGATAATCAATCATTAATTAGTGCTAATGTAAGTATCAAGCTGATTGTAGTTTCTGTTATCGAATGGTTTGCTGTTTTTGCAGCTATATTCGTATTAAGCAAGATACTGGGAATCTCGATCTCTTTTGAGAATCTTTTTCCTGTTTATATCGTTGCTGCCTGTGCCGGAATTATCAGTATGATTCCCGGCGGGCTTGGTTCATTTGATTTAGTATTTATTTGGGGAATGCAGGATTTACAAATACCTGAAGAGAAAGTCCTTGTTCTTCTTTTATTTTACCGAATTGGGTATTACTTCATCCCTTTTTTGATCAGCCTTGTTTTTTTTGTCAAGCTTTATTGGGAAAGATGGAACCAATCCTGGAATTATCTTCCTAAAGCGATTGTCCAAGGATTAAGCCATGTCATTTTAACCATGCTCGTTTTTTTATCGGGGCTCATCCTGCTTTTATCTGCTAGTGTCCCAGGCATCATGTCAAGGTTAAAGATTGCCCAAGAACTGCTTTCGTTTCCTATTATTAATGTATCACATCAGCTTTCGGTCGCTGCCGGCTTTTTACTGTTAGGATTATCACGCGGGATTGAATATAGTGTGAAAAGAACATATGATTTGACGATGCTTGCGTTGATTCTTGCTGCATTATTCTCTATTTTCAAAGGAATCGATTATGAAGAGGCGATATTTTTAATTATTGTGGCACTTTTACTTCGAATGTCAAAAGGACAATTTTATCGCGAAAGTTATGTTCTTACATGGGGGAAAACAATTTTTGATGTTACCGTTATTTTAATTATTACTTCCATGTACATTTTGATCGGATATTTGAATTTACCTGTTGCAAAATTAACCATTCCGGCAAAATTTTTACCTTATGTCATTGATGATTATTATGACTTGTTTAAGAGTGCTGCTATTGGTCTTGTGATTGCATTGCTAATCTTGTTTACCGGTTATTTAATCAGCTTGTCGAAAAAATGGAAATTAGAGAAATCACTTGGACATGAAAAGGAAATAATGGACCATTTAACAAAGTATAATGGAAAGGTATTATCACATTTAATATTTTTGCATGATAAATATATTTTTTGGAATAGCCAAAAAAATGTTCTGATCTCGTTCCAGAAGTATGCGGATAAATTAGTCATCTTGGGAGACCCGATTGGTGAAAAAGCGGAATTATCAAACGCAATTGAGGAATTCCAAGAAATTGCTGACCTCTATGGTTTCACGCCTGTTTTTTATCAGGTTAGTGATGAAATGCTTCCATATCTACACGGACATGGATTTGCCTTTTTTAAATTAGGTGAGGAAGCCTTTGTTGATTTAAAAAGTTTTTCACTTACAGGAACTAAAATGAAAGGGCTAAGGGCCTTAAAAAATAAATTTAATCGTGAACGCTTTTATTTTGATTTAGTAAAGCCGCCATTTTCTCCAGTTCTGCTCGATGAATTAAGGGGTATTTCAAATGAGTGGCTTCAGGGCAGAAAAGAAAAGGGTTTTTCACTTGGCTTCTTTGATGAACCATATTTGAATATGGCTCCCCTTGCCATAGTAAGAGATGAGCATAAACGAATTCTAGGTTTTATGAGTATTATGTATGTATACGACAACAATCAGACCGTTTCAGTTGATTTGATGAGAGTAACGCCTGATGCACCAGCAGGTACGATTGATTTTCTGTTTCTTTCGTTAATTGACTGGGCAAAGGAACAAGGGTACCTGCGTTTTAATATGGGAATGGCACCGCTTGCCAATGTTGGGCTGTCGAGATTTTCCTTTTTGAGTGAAAAAATAGCCGCCCAAATCTTTCTCCACGGCCATTTTATTTACCATTTTCAGGGGTTAAGGAAATTTAAGCAAAAGTATACGGATATTTGGGAGCCTAAATATCTGGCATATAGAAGAAAAACTTCCTTGCCATTTATTATGGCACAAATCACTTTGTTAATTTCGAAAAAAAGAACATAG
- a CDS encoding cupredoxin domain-containing protein produces MKFLVFKKETLLFVLAVGVVLASISSWFMLKAGDSTVFNQQSETEIREIHMVTAEFKTKTKDGKELEAYRWDPGTIILEKGEKVKLLISGINGDKHPFYIEGTNIKGTVKKGEETVVSLQFAKEGTYRLICEVHSDRSHNGPMIAYIVVD; encoded by the coding sequence ATGAAATTTTTAGTCTTTAAAAAGGAAACACTGCTTTTCGTTTTAGCAGTTGGTGTTGTACTTGCCAGCATTTCCTCGTGGTTTATGCTAAAAGCTGGAGATAGCACTGTCTTTAATCAACAATCAGAAACAGAAATTCGCGAAATTCATATGGTTACAGCGGAATTTAAGACGAAAACGAAAGATGGGAAAGAACTAGAAGCCTACCGTTGGGATCCCGGCACAATAATTCTTGAAAAAGGAGAAAAAGTTAAGCTGCTTATTAGTGGGATTAATGGGGATAAGCACCCTTTCTATATTGAAGGGACCAATATTAAAGGAACTGTAAAAAAAGGAGAAGAAACAGTTGTTTCACTTCAATTTGCCAAAGAGGGGACCTATCGTTTAATCTGTGAAGTTCATTCTGACAGATCTCATAACGGCCCAATGATTGCCTATATTGTTGTCGATTAA
- the pflB gene encoding formate C-acetyltransferase — MEQWQGFRKGTWTKEVNVRDFILNNYNPYEGDDAFLSGATNATNKLWAQVMELTRQERENGGVLDMDTETVSTITSHGPGFLDEELEKVVGVQTDKPFNRSMQPFGGIRMAKAACEAYGYELNPEIERIFTDLRKTHNQGVFDAYTEEMLKARKAGIITGLPDAYGRGRIIGDYRRVALYGVDFLMKEKQKDFKHTSSVMSEENIRLREELSEQYRALKELKELANSYGFDISGPAESAKEAFQWLYLGYLAAIKEQNGAAMSLGRVSTFLDIYIERDLQNGLITEMEAQELVDHFVMKLRLVKFARTPDYNELFSGDPTWVTESIGGMALDGRSLVTKNSFRFLHTLDNLGPAPEPNLTVLWSPMLPENFKKYCAKMSIKTSSIQYENDDIMRPEYGDDYGIACCVSAMEIGKQMQFFGARANLAKALLYAINGGVDEKLKIQVGPEYQPITGEVLTYEEVMQKFDNMMEWLAGLYINTLNIIHYMHDKYSYERIEMALHDTQILRTMATGIAGLSVVADSLSAIKYGEVRVIRDENGIAIDFEVTGDFPKYGNNDDRVDSIAVEIVQTFMKKLRKHHTYRDSVHTLSILTITSNVVYGKKTGNTPDGRRAGEPFAPGANPMHGRDTKGTLASLSSVAKLPYKDAMDGISNTFSIVPKALGKEEESQIRNLVSILDGYAIKTGHHLNVNVFNRETLIDAMEHPELYPQLTIRVSGYAVNFIKLSKEQQLDVINRTFHESL; from the coding sequence ATGGAACAATGGCAAGGATTTAGGAAGGGAACATGGACAAAAGAAGTAAACGTACGTGACTTTATTTTAAATAACTACAACCCTTACGAGGGCGATGACGCCTTTTTATCCGGTGCCACCAATGCAACCAACAAACTATGGGCACAAGTAATGGAGCTAACTAGGCAAGAACGTGAAAATGGCGGGGTCCTGGACATGGACACCGAAACTGTTTCTACTATCACTTCCCATGGACCTGGCTTTCTTGATGAAGAACTTGAGAAAGTTGTCGGTGTACAAACAGATAAACCTTTTAATCGTTCCATGCAGCCTTTCGGCGGGATTCGAATGGCGAAAGCAGCTTGTGAAGCATACGGTTACGAGTTAAACCCTGAAATTGAAAGAATTTTTACCGATTTACGTAAAACACATAATCAAGGTGTATTCGATGCCTATACAGAAGAAATGCTGAAGGCTCGAAAGGCTGGAATTATTACCGGACTTCCAGATGCCTATGGACGTGGACGGATTATCGGTGATTATCGCCGGGTCGCTTTATATGGTGTTGATTTCCTAATGAAAGAAAAGCAAAAAGATTTCAAACATACGTCCAGCGTGATGTCCGAAGAAAACATTCGCTTACGCGAGGAACTTTCCGAACAATACCGTGCACTGAAAGAATTGAAAGAACTTGCCAATAGTTATGGTTTTGATATATCTGGCCCTGCAGAGTCTGCAAAAGAAGCATTCCAATGGTTATATTTGGGCTACTTGGCAGCCATTAAGGAGCAAAATGGGGCAGCTATGAGCCTTGGCCGCGTGTCAACTTTCCTTGATATTTATATTGAAAGAGATTTACAGAATGGCTTAATAACAGAAATGGAAGCTCAAGAACTTGTTGACCATTTTGTCATGAAGCTCCGTCTCGTAAAATTTGCCCGTACACCTGATTATAATGAATTATTTAGCGGTGATCCAACCTGGGTAACAGAATCTATCGGGGGCATGGCGCTTGACGGCCGTTCATTGGTAACAAAGAACTCGTTCCGTTTCCTTCATACTCTAGATAATTTAGGACCAGCTCCAGAGCCAAACCTAACCGTGTTATGGTCACCAATGCTGCCAGAAAACTTTAAGAAATATTGTGCTAAAATGTCAATCAAAACTAGCTCCATTCAATACGAAAATGATGATATTATGCGTCCTGAATATGGTGATGACTATGGAATTGCCTGCTGTGTATCAGCGATGGAAATCGGCAAGCAAATGCAATTCTTTGGTGCCCGGGCAAACCTTGCAAAAGCTTTATTATACGCAATCAATGGCGGGGTCGATGAAAAATTAAAAATTCAAGTTGGTCCAGAATATCAGCCAATTACCGGAGAAGTATTAACATACGAAGAAGTTATGCAAAAATTTGACAACATGATGGAATGGCTTGCAGGACTTTATATTAACACCTTGAACATTATTCACTACATGCATGACAAATACAGCTACGAACGCATTGAAATGGCTTTACACGATACACAAATTCTACGTACAATGGCAACAGGTATTGCCGGCTTGAGTGTTGTCGCTGACTCACTAAGTGCGATTAAATATGGTGAGGTCAGAGTAATTCGTGATGAAAACGGGATTGCAATCGATTTTGAAGTTACCGGCGATTTTCCTAAATACGGAAATAATGATGACCGCGTGGACAGCATCGCTGTTGAAATTGTCCAAACTTTTATGAAAAAGCTGCGCAAGCATCACACATATCGAGATTCTGTCCATACTTTATCTATTCTTACGATTACCTCTAACGTGGTATATGGTAAAAAGACAGGAAATACACCTGATGGACGCCGTGCGGGGGAACCATTTGCACCTGGTGCTAACCCGATGCATGGCCGCGATACGAAAGGAACATTAGCTTCTCTATCCTCTGTTGCCAAACTTCCATATAAGGATGCTATGGACGGGATTTCCAATACATTTTCAATTGTTCCGAAAGCACTTGGCAAAGAAGAAGAAAGCCAAATTCGTAATTTAGTTTCTATCTTAGATGGCTATGCAATAAAAACAGGACATCATTTGAATGTAAACGTCTTTAATCGTGAGACACTGATTGATGCGATGGAACATCCAGAGTTGTATCCGCAATTAACAATTCGAGTATCAGGTTATGCGGTAAACTTTATTAAACTTTCAAAAGAACAACAACTAGACGTCATTAACCGTACCTTCCATGAATCACTATAA
- the pflA gene encoding pyruvate formate-lyase-activating protein, with protein MNGNIHSIETLGTVDGPGIRYVIFTQGCLLRCQFCHNADTWEIGSGKQITVSEIMDDLMSYLPFIQASGGGITVSGGEPLLQIPFLIELFKECKRQGIHTTIDSSGGCFSHSKLFIEQLEELLKYTDLVLLDLKHINRKKHIQLTGMANDHILEFAKFLSDRRIPIWVRHVLVPTVSDDPEDLQKLGEFIGTLENVEKIEILPYHKLGVYKWEALGHEYPLKHIEPPTEEKVEFALQLLTAHWNKVQK; from the coding sequence ATGAACGGAAATATTCATTCTATTGAAACATTAGGAACAGTGGACGGCCCTGGGATTCGTTATGTTATTTTTACTCAAGGATGCCTTTTGCGCTGCCAATTTTGCCATAATGCAGATACATGGGAAATCGGCTCAGGCAAACAAATAACCGTTTCCGAAATCATGGATGATCTAATGAGCTACCTCCCTTTCATTCAGGCTTCAGGAGGCGGGATTACTGTTAGTGGCGGTGAGCCGTTATTGCAAATCCCTTTTCTGATAGAATTATTTAAGGAATGTAAACGCCAAGGAATCCATACGACAATTGATTCATCCGGGGGCTGTTTCTCACATTCCAAGCTATTTATTGAACAGTTAGAAGAGCTTTTGAAGTATACTGATTTAGTCCTATTGGATTTAAAACATATCAATAGAAAAAAACATATTCAGCTGACAGGCATGGCAAATGATCATATCCTTGAATTTGCTAAATTTTTATCAGATCGAAGAATTCCAATCTGGGTACGGCATGTGTTAGTCCCGACTGTCTCTGACGATCCCGAAGACCTGCAAAAGCTTGGTGAATTCATTGGCACGCTAGAAAATGTTGAGAAAATTGAAATTCTTCCCTATCATAAGCTTGGGGTATATAAATGGGAAGCACTTGGACACGAATATCCGCTAAAACATATTGAGCCGCCAACTGAAGAAAAGGTAGAATTTGCCTTGCAACTTCTTACAGCACATTGGAATAAAGTACAAAAATAA
- the yidC gene encoding membrane protein insertase YidC encodes MKTKRSSILLAALLVLPTLLLSACSSNAQNGNSGGFFQTYFVHPFSTIIHATAELFNGNYGLAIIIVTLMIRLVLMPLMLKQYKNQMAMKEKMDVLKPEMDVIQKKLKTETDPKKKQELQAEMMGLYQKHGVNPLNMGCLPILIQMPILTAFYYAIRGSKEIATHKFLWFNLGHPDIIITIIAGLVYYFQFKVSQSNMPAAQQQQMKIMGLMSPLMIVMFSFSAPAALPLYWVVGGIFLTVQTMISRKLYQSQKPAAAVPVKQK; translated from the coding sequence ATGAAAACGAAACGATCTTCAATCCTACTGGCAGCTCTTTTAGTCTTGCCAACATTACTTTTATCAGCTTGCTCATCAAATGCACAAAACGGAAATAGTGGTGGATTTTTTCAAACTTATTTTGTCCATCCTTTTTCAACGATTATTCATGCAACCGCTGAACTCTTCAATGGAAACTACGGGTTAGCGATCATTATCGTTACCTTGATGATCAGACTTGTCCTCATGCCATTAATGTTAAAGCAATATAAAAATCAAATGGCCATGAAGGAAAAAATGGATGTTTTAAAACCTGAAATGGATGTCATTCAAAAGAAATTAAAAACAGAAACAGATCCTAAGAAAAAGCAAGAGCTTCAAGCAGAAATGATGGGACTATATCAAAAACATGGTGTCAATCCTTTGAATATGGGATGTTTGCCAATTTTGATTCAGATGCCTATTTTAACAGCATTTTATTATGCCATCCGCGGCTCAAAGGAAATTGCAACTCATAAATTTTTATGGTTTAATTTAGGGCATCCTGACATCATCATCACAATTATTGCCGGGCTTGTGTATTACTTCCAATTTAAGGTTTCACAATCCAATATGCCTGCAGCCCAGCAGCAGCAAATGAAAATTATGGGATTAATGTCACCGTTAATGATTGTGATGTTTTCCTTTAGTGCCCCTGCTGCATTGCCCCTTTATTGGGTCGTTGGCGGAATATTCCTAACCGTTCAAACTATGATCAGCCGTAAACTGTATCAATCGCAAAAACCAGCAGCAGCTGTCCCCGTGAAACAAAAGTAA
- a CDS encoding fluoride efflux transporter FluC, translating to MSDILLVSAGGFIGAISRFAVSQQVQKRYKTGFPVGTLTVNFIGSFLLGLLIGMQIKGGIYSLFGIGFMGAFTTFSTMMLEAEQLKSAKKNKLFNSYIIYSYLIGIVLAFCGIMIGKMIK from the coding sequence ATGAGCGACATCCTATTGGTTTCAGCGGGGGGATTTATCGGGGCAATCAGCAGGTTTGCAGTCAGTCAACAAGTTCAAAAACGGTATAAAACAGGCTTCCCAGTAGGAACATTAACAGTCAATTTTATTGGATCCTTTCTATTAGGTTTGTTAATTGGGATGCAGATAAAAGGCGGAATTTATTCTTTATTTGGAATTGGATTTATGGGAGCTTTTACGACTTTTTCCACGATGATGCTGGAAGCCGAGCAGCTAAAAAGTGCCAAAAAAAACAAGCTATTTAACAGCTATATCATTTATAGTTACCTAATCGGAATAGTGCTGGCTTTTTGCGGCATTATGATCGGAAAAATGATTAAATAA
- the crcB gene encoding fluoride efflux transporter CrcB produces MVYFFVGLGGIAGSLLRYFLSILGEHFLGSHFPTGTLFINLSGAFFLGWITSRWVNRKKLPPYILTALTTGLVGSYTTFSTFCYETVHLFEGREYAFGVLYICISLVGGLFFVRAGLKISEFGIKEER; encoded by the coding sequence TTGGTTTACTTTTTTGTTGGATTGGGTGGCATTGCAGGGAGTTTGCTCCGTTATTTTTTATCAATTTTGGGAGAACATTTTTTGGGGAGTCATTTTCCAACCGGCACTCTTTTCATCAACTTATCTGGGGCGTTTTTTCTTGGCTGGATAACAAGCAGATGGGTGAACCGGAAAAAGCTGCCTCCCTATATATTGACAGCCCTAACAACGGGGCTTGTTGGTTCTTATACGACATTTTCCACCTTTTGCTATGAAACAGTCCATTTATTTGAAGGAAGGGAATATGCCTTTGGAGTCCTTTACATATGCATCAGCTTGGTTGGCGGGCTTTTTTTTGTTAGGGCAGGATTGAAAATAAGTGAATTTGGAATAAAGGAAGAGAGGTAG
- a CDS encoding YhcN/YlaJ family sporulation lipoprotein, with the protein MKKSVLVIGTLIFSLYLSGCARNNVNDDVAYRNRNVTDPTRVNYNTPNNGGPAITGVDTSNRGLDRNRTNITDVRNDNMNNIGNNQSKIRIADKAAGKVTDLPEVDHANILVTDNNAYVAVKLDSKSRNELTSDIENKISRAVKSVDSDIDNVYVSVNPDFYQRMNSYAGDIRNGRPFSGFIDEFSDTIRRVFPDAR; encoded by the coding sequence ATGAAAAAAAGTGTATTGGTAATTGGAACCCTTATCTTTAGTTTATATTTATCAGGTTGTGCACGGAACAATGTCAATGATGATGTAGCCTACCGCAATCGAAACGTAACAGACCCAACCAGAGTAAATTATAATACCCCAAATAACGGAGGACCTGCCATCACAGGTGTTGATACAAGCAATCGCGGACTTGACCGAAATCGAACCAATATTACAGATGTCCGCAATGACAATATGAATAATATTGGAAACAATCAATCAAAAATAAGAATTGCTGACAAAGCGGCCGGTAAAGTAACAGACCTGCCTGAGGTTGATCATGCAAACATTCTCGTAACCGATAATAACGCCTATGTTGCCGTAAAGCTTGACTCTAAATCGCGAAATGAATTGACCTCAGATATTGAGAATAAAATTTCGCGAGCAGTAAAATCAGTCGATTCTGATATCGATAATGTATATGTATCGGTAAACCCGGATTTTTATCAACGGATGAATAGCTATGCCGGTGATATTCGAAATGGCCGACCGTTTTCCGGTTTCATAGACGAGTTTTCTGATACGATCCGAAGAGTATTCCCCGACGCCCGGTAA
- a CDS encoding DUF6501 family protein — protein sequence MIHLTWRDRETGKKVKCIHTDAKKYLVNNALTVGNIYDVKNETEEFYYIIDNTGKVGGFYKEYFQNL from the coding sequence ATGATTCATTTGACTTGGCGAGATCGGGAAACAGGAAAAAAAGTAAAATGCATTCATACTGATGCAAAAAAATACCTTGTGAATAATGCCTTAACAGTCGGTAACATTTATGATGTAAAAAACGAAACGGAAGAGTTTTATTACATCATTGATAATACCGGAAAAGTTGGCGGGTTTTACAAGGAATATTTTCAAAATCTATAA